One region of Oxalobacteraceae bacterium OTU3CAMAD1 genomic DNA includes:
- a CDS encoding methyl-accepting chemotaxis protein — translation MNNVTVRASLLGVLLLFAAMLVVGAGLGIYALKQSNQAIATVHEIGAQVIVINDAYKDTTRTRSALTRGYTTVKEGGSKEDRDSALASAKKSYQRTLDFIDKYEKAPAYPGQDAQLKAGLIEAGRAQSRVLERAAAALAQDDTDAYTTINTKELTPTGAAFSAQLEKYQKLSDEQITELMDSGAREYKLVMWLVALGLAAALALVVGVHLLLKSVVLRPLERAVALLDQVAHGDLTAHIDQSGDNEIQRLLAAIRRMQQDLLSTVSRVRRGAEVINTGSQELAAGNMELSSRTETQASSLEETAASIEELTSTVKQNSENAQHARSLVEEASSTAAQGGEVMHQVVTTMNDINESSRKIVDITGVIDGIAFQTNILALNAAVEAARAGEQGRGFAVVASEVRNLAQRSAAAAKEIKLLIDKSVANIQLGTDLVERAGTTMNTLVGNVHQVTQIVGEIAVASREQSEGIEQVNQAIAQMDQVTQQNAALVEEAAAATQSLQDQAGELAQTVSIFKIDAGGASAGTTGRALALA, via the coding sequence CGAGTTTGTTGGGTGTGCTGCTGTTATTTGCGGCCATGCTGGTGGTTGGAGCGGGGCTCGGTATCTATGCGTTGAAGCAGTCGAACCAGGCGATCGCGACGGTACACGAGATCGGCGCGCAGGTCATCGTCATCAACGACGCCTACAAGGATACGACCCGCACCCGATCGGCCTTGACGCGCGGCTACACCACCGTCAAGGAGGGCGGTAGCAAGGAAGACCGCGACTCCGCCCTGGCCAGCGCCAAAAAATCCTACCAGCGCACCTTGGACTTCATCGACAAGTATGAAAAGGCGCCCGCCTATCCGGGCCAGGACGCGCAATTGAAAGCCGGCCTGATCGAGGCCGGCCGCGCCCAGTCCCGCGTGCTCGAGCGCGCCGCCGCCGCGCTGGCGCAGGACGACACCGACGCCTACACCACCATCAACACCAAGGAGTTGACGCCGACCGGCGCCGCCTTCTCGGCCCAGCTGGAAAAATACCAAAAGCTGAGCGACGAACAGATCACCGAGCTGATGGACAGCGGCGCGCGCGAATACAAACTGGTCATGTGGCTGGTCGCGCTTGGCCTGGCCGCCGCGCTGGCGCTGGTGGTCGGCGTGCACCTGCTGCTCAAGTCCGTCGTGCTGCGTCCGCTCGAGCGCGCGGTGGCGCTGCTCGACCAGGTCGCGCACGGCGACCTGACCGCCCATATCGACCAATCCGGCGACAACGAGATCCAGCGTCTGCTGGCGGCGATCCGCCGCATGCAGCAGGATTTGCTGTCGACCGTGTCACGCGTGCGGCGCGGCGCCGAGGTGATCAACACCGGTTCGCAGGAGCTGGCGGCGGGCAATATGGAGCTGTCGTCGCGCACCGAGACCCAGGCCAGCTCGCTTGAGGAGACGGCCGCGTCGATCGAGGAACTGACCAGCACCGTCAAGCAGAACTCGGAAAACGCCCAGCACGCGCGCTCGCTGGTGGAGGAGGCCTCCAGCACCGCCGCCCAGGGCGGCGAGGTGATGCACCAAGTGGTGACGACCATGAACGACATCAACGAATCGTCGCGCAAGATCGTCGATATCACGGGCGTGATCGACGGCATCGCCTTCCAGACCAACATCCTGGCGCTGAACGCGGCCGTCGAGGCGGCCCGCGCCGGCGAACAGGGGCGCGGCTTCGCCGTGGTCGCCAGCGAGGTGCGCAACCTGGCGCAGCGCTCGGCCGCCGCCGCCAAGGAGATCAAGCTGCTGATCGATAAATCGGTGGCCAACATCCAGCTGGGCACCGACCTGGTCGAGCGCGCCGGCACGACGATGAACACCCTGGTCGGCAACGTCCACCAGGTGACGCAGATCGTCGGCGAGATCGCCGTCGCCAGCCGCGAGCAGAGCGAGGGCATCGAACAGGTCAACCAGGCGATCGCGCAGATGGACCAGGTCACGCAGCAAAACGCCGCGCTGGTGGAGGAGGCGGCTGCCGCCACGCAGTCGCTGCAGGACCAGGCCGGCGAGCTGGCGCAGACGGTCAGCATCTTCAAGATCGACGCCGGCGGCGCTTCCGCTGGGACCACCGGGCGGGCGCTGGCGCTGGCCTGA
- a CDS encoding GbsR/MarR family transcriptional regulator translates to MILAPTIQKYILHWGEMGTRWGVNRTVAQIHALLFLSNQPLPAEEIAETLTVARSNVSNSLKELQSWGLVRITHIAGDRRDHFVALQDVWEIFRVIVEERKKREIDPTLTVLRECALEAEHDPALEPATKVKMDQVLDFLEMLTATYGDYKHLPPATMQRFLKMGGKVARLLGGDDSKAAGE, encoded by the coding sequence ATGATCCTCGCGCCGACCATCCAAAAATACATCCTGCACTGGGGCGAGATGGGCACGCGCTGGGGCGTCAACCGCACGGTGGCGCAGATCCACGCGCTGCTGTTCCTGTCCAACCAGCCGCTGCCGGCCGAGGAGATCGCCGAGACGCTGACCGTTGCCCGCTCCAACGTCAGCAACAGCCTCAAGGAGCTGCAAAGCTGGGGGCTGGTGCGCATCACCCACATCGCCGGCGACCGGCGCGACCACTTCGTCGCCCTGCAGGACGTGTGGGAAATCTTCCGCGTCATCGTCGAGGAACGTAAAAAACGCGAGATCGATCCGACCCTGACGGTGCTGCGCGAATGCGCGCTCGAGGCGGAGCACGACCCGGCGCTGGAGCCGGCCACCAAGGTCAAGATGGACCAGGTGCTGGACTTCCTCGAAATGCTCACCGCCACCTATGGCGACTACAAGCACCTGCCGCCGGCCACCATGCAGCGCTTCCTGAAAATGGGCGGCAAGGTCGCGCGCCTGCTCGGCGGCGACGACAGCAAGGCGGCCGGCGAATGA
- a CDS encoding DUF4166 domain-containing protein, producing MMIPSEGELFKKILGREWSKLHPDIQARFDKNPLPGTPLYYTGHLSELTCSRVGRVLGYLSMPFVKGALMPYNDADFPVDIQVYSKRDCAWIFKQRTYRLNARQPVMFTSYMAESPKGEVLEYVGAGLGMKLVLDVRDGNLHFESDGYFWQLFGVRIPLPGLLTPGKTFLCHRNNNANQFDIRIEIRHAIFGTTFTQAGVFREVSA from the coding sequence ATGATGATCCCGTCCGAAGGTGAACTGTTTAAAAAAATCCTGGGCCGAGAGTGGAGCAAGCTGCATCCGGATATCCAGGCCCGCTTCGACAAGAATCCCTTGCCCGGCACGCCGCTGTATTACACGGGGCATTTGTCCGAGCTGACCTGTTCGCGGGTCGGCCGCGTGCTCGGTTATCTGAGCATGCCCTTCGTCAAAGGCGCGCTGATGCCGTATAACGACGCCGACTTCCCGGTCGACATCCAGGTCTATTCGAAGCGCGATTGCGCCTGGATCTTCAAGCAGCGCACCTACCGCCTCAACGCCCGCCAGCCGGTGATGTTCACCTCCTACATGGCGGAAAGTCCAAAGGGGGAGGTGCTGGAGTACGTCGGCGCGGGCCTGGGCATGAAGCTGGTGCTCGACGTCCGCGACGGCAATCTGCACTTCGAAAGCGATGGTTATTTCTGGCAGCTGTTCGGGGTCCGCATTCCACTTCCCGGATTGCTCACGCCGGGCAAGACCTTCCTGTGCCACCGCAATAACAACGCCAACCAGTTCGACATCCGCATCGAGATCCGGCATGCGATCTTCGGCACCACCTTCACGCAAGCCGGCGTTTTCAGGGAGGTCTCGGCATGA
- a CDS encoding TIGR01777 family oxidoreductase, which translates to MNTHLLALQLMAFQGCLGAFDTLYHHELTEALPGRASARRELSIHAARALIYSAMFIGLSSWSFQGVWAVVLLLVFVVEIVLTLWDFVVEDRTRLLPATERVTHTVLAMNGGAFIALLALDTPALAAMPTALVWQPQGALGVFLALCGVGVGLSGLRDAWAARAIGKMAERESAAPSVRFADGERGFLVTGATGFIGQRLVRALLRDGHRVTVLSRQPRQAAWLFDGRVECVGGMEQLPASRRIDIVINLAGARILGWRWTAARRAALRQSRVALTRKLVDWIAAAEHKPAVLLSASAIGYYGTQKRGDDTVLTEKDGPQPMFMSDLCREWEEAAQAAEAHGVRVARMRFGLVLGTQGALPMMLLPIKLGLGGSLGGGTQWLSWIHVDDLIGGIAHLCRGGDGGAYNFTAPEVVSQAQFSRAAATVLKRPYGFPTPGWPMRLALGEQADLLLEGQRVFPERLTGEGFVFRHPTLDGALRSVV; encoded by the coding sequence ATGAACACGCATTTATTAGCCTTGCAGTTGATGGCTTTCCAGGGCTGCCTCGGCGCCTTCGACACGCTGTATCACCACGAACTGACGGAGGCCTTGCCGGGCCGCGCCAGCGCGCGGCGCGAGCTATCCATCCACGCGGCGCGCGCGCTGATTTACAGCGCGATGTTCATCGGCCTGTCCTCGTGGTCGTTCCAGGGCGTCTGGGCGGTGGTGCTGCTGCTGGTGTTCGTGGTCGAAATCGTGCTGACGTTGTGGGACTTCGTGGTCGAGGACCGTACCCGCCTGCTGCCGGCGACCGAGCGTGTCACGCACACGGTGCTGGCGATGAACGGTGGCGCCTTCATCGCGCTGCTGGCGTTGGACACGCCGGCGCTGGCGGCCATGCCGACGGCGCTGGTGTGGCAGCCGCAGGGCGCCTTGGGCGTGTTCCTCGCCTTGTGCGGCGTGGGCGTCGGCTTGTCCGGCCTGCGCGACGCCTGGGCCGCGCGCGCCATCGGAAAAATGGCGGAGCGCGAGTCGGCGGCGCCGTCGGTGCGCTTTGCCGACGGCGAGCGTGGCTTCCTGGTGACCGGCGCCACCGGTTTTATCGGCCAGCGGCTGGTGCGCGCCTTGCTGCGCGACGGCCATCGGGTCACGGTGTTGAGCCGCCAGCCGCGCCAGGCCGCGTGGCTGTTCGACGGCCGGGTCGAGTGCGTGGGCGGGATGGAGCAGTTGCCCGCCTCGCGCCGCATCGACATCGTCATCAACCTTGCGGGGGCGCGCATCCTGGGCTGGCGCTGGACGGCCGCACGCCGTGCCGCCTTGCGTCAGAGCCGTGTCGCCTTGACGCGCAAGCTGGTCGACTGGATCGCCGCCGCCGAGCACAAGCCGGCTGTGTTGTTGTCGGCGTCGGCGATCGGCTACTACGGCACACAGAAGCGCGGCGACGACACGGTGTTGACCGAGAAGGATGGTCCGCAGCCGATGTTCATGTCCGACCTGTGCCGCGAGTGGGAGGAAGCCGCGCAGGCGGCGGAGGCGCATGGCGTGCGTGTGGCCCGCATGCGTTTCGGGCTGGTGCTGGGGACGCAGGGCGCGCTGCCGATGATGCTGTTGCCGATCAAGCTGGGGCTGGGCGGGTCGCTGGGCGGCGGCACGCAGTGGCTCTCGTGGATCCACGTCGACGACCTGATCGGCGGCATCGCCCACCTGTGCCGTGGCGGCGACGGCGGCGCGTACAACTTCACCGCGCCGGAAGTGGTCAGCCAGGCGCAATTCAGCCGCGCGGCCGCAACGGTGCTGAAGCGTCCCTACGGATTCCCGACGCCGGGTTGGCCGATGCGGCTGGCGCTGGGCGAGCAGGCCGACTTGCTGCTCGAAGGCCAGCGCGTCTTCCCCGAGCGGCTGACGGGGGAGGGCTTCGTGTTCCGCCACCCAACCCTGGACGGCGCGCTGCGCAGCGTGGTTTAG
- a CDS encoding SDR family oxidoreductase, producing the protein MNVLVIGATGLIGGHVLRALRAAGCVAVGASRRRPADERADEWIELDFGGMTREQDWLPLLAGFDAVVNCVGIIREARAGDFDRLHRAAPVALFAACERLGVRRVVQVSALGSHPDAATGYWRSKGAAEVDLLARRLGATIVRPSLVYGDEGASSVMFRMLATLPVLMMPMAHRARVQPIHVDDLAPIVVRLVMEQGAVPRELAVVGPRAATMASYLGALRDGMEAAPALVMDLPMSVARVVARVAGMMPSSALTPESLLMLERSADGGNTADPAPAAALLGRPLRDPSRFTRPHQRIVSVWSWGAQLVTLAMAILWLVTAYVSWFAWPHAESMAWLGACGVPAAWQEPMLLAASLTDATIGVLLLLRPRRWLWGLQLALVGGYTMVLSVCLPQFWLHPFGPLSKNLPLLAVMAVMWRLSARKD; encoded by the coding sequence ATGAATGTGCTGGTGATAGGTGCGACGGGTTTGATCGGGGGCCACGTGCTGCGTGCCTTGCGCGCGGCCGGTTGCGTGGCCGTCGGCGCCAGCCGCCGCCGTCCGGCCGACGAGCGCGCGGACGAGTGGATCGAGCTGGACTTTGGCGGCATGACGCGCGAGCAGGATTGGCTGCCGCTGTTGGCCGGCTTCGATGCCGTGGTCAACTGCGTCGGCATCATCCGCGAGGCGCGCGCGGGCGATTTCGACCGCCTCCACCGCGCCGCGCCGGTGGCGCTGTTCGCCGCCTGCGAGCGGCTCGGCGTGCGCCGCGTGGTGCAGGTGTCGGCGCTGGGCAGCCATCCCGACGCGGCCACCGGCTACTGGCGCAGCAAGGGCGCGGCCGAGGTCGATCTGCTGGCGCGCCGGCTCGGCGCCACCATCGTCCGGCCGTCGCTGGTGTATGGCGACGAGGGGGCCAGCAGCGTCATGTTCCGCATGCTGGCGACCCTGCCGGTGCTGATGATGCCGATGGCGCACCGCGCCCGGGTGCAGCCGATCCACGTCGACGACCTGGCGCCGATCGTGGTGCGGCTGGTGATGGAACAGGGCGCGGTGCCGCGCGAGCTGGCGGTGGTCGGCCCGCGCGCGGCCACGATGGCCAGTTATCTCGGCGCGCTGCGCGACGGCATGGAGGCGGCGCCGGCGCTGGTGATGGATTTGCCGATGTCTGTGGCGCGCGTGGTGGCGCGGGTGGCCGGCATGATGCCGTCGAGCGCGCTAACGCCGGAGTCGCTGCTGATGCTGGAGCGCAGCGCCGACGGCGGTAACACCGCCGATCCGGCGCCGGCCGCCGCGTTGCTGGGCCGTCCGCTGCGCGACCCGTCACGCTTCACGCGTCCGCATCAGCGCATCGTCTCCGTCTGGTCGTGGGGCGCGCAACTGGTCACCTTGGCGATGGCGATCCTGTGGCTGGTCACGGCCTACGTGTCGTGGTTCGCCTGGCCTCATGCCGAGAGCATGGCGTGGCTGGGCGCGTGCGGCGTGCCGGCCGCCTGGCAGGAACCGATGCTGCTGGCGGCCAGTCTGACCGATGCCACCATCGGGGTGCTGTTGTTGCTGCGCCCGCGCCGCTGGCTGTGGGGGCTGCAGTTGGCGCTGGTCGGCGGCTATACGATGGTCCTGAGCGTGTGTCTGCCGCAGTTCTGGCTGCACCCGTTCGGACCGCTGAGCAAGAACCTGCCGTTGCTGGCGGTGATGGCGGTGATGTGGCGCCTGAGCGCCAGAAAGGATTGA
- a CDS encoding DUF2269 domain-containing protein, giving the protein MEYLAVKWVHILSATLMFGTGFGTAFYMFFVNRTRNVQAMAVVTRLVAKADWWFTTPSVILQPLSGFWMIHLAGFPLSSRWIVWSFALYLLAGACWLPVVWLQLKMRDMAAQAAATGAQLPARYWRYEKIWTALGFPAFIGLLVVYWLMVHKPA; this is encoded by the coding sequence ATGGAATACCTGGCAGTCAAATGGGTGCATATCCTGTCGGCCACGCTGATGTTCGGCACCGGCTTCGGCACGGCGTTTTATATGTTCTTCGTCAACCGCACGCGCAACGTGCAGGCGATGGCGGTTGTCACGCGGCTGGTGGCCAAGGCCGACTGGTGGTTCACCACGCCGTCGGTGATCCTGCAGCCGCTGTCTGGCTTCTGGATGATCCACCTGGCGGGTTTTCCATTGTCGTCGCGCTGGATCGTCTGGTCGTTCGCCTTGTATCTGCTGGCCGGCGCCTGCTGGCTGCCGGTGGTGTGGCTGCAATTGAAGATGCGCGACATGGCCGCGCAGGCCGCCGCGACCGGCGCGCAACTGCCGGCGCGCTACTGGCGCTACGAGAAGATCTGGACCGCCCTCGGCTTCCCGGCCTTCATCGGACTGCTGGTGGTGTACTGGTTGATGGTGCACAAGCCGGCTTAG
- a CDS encoding carbon-nitrogen hydrolase family protein yields the protein MSICMAAAQSPSVAGDVEANVRIHLAFIDAAREHGVELLVFPELSLSGYELPLLRGCALAPDDATLAPIREAAIAAGMTVVVGAPTADGEAALPCIAAFAYGPNGEVGVYRKQFLHAGEDRYARAGHIETHVSSLLGHRYALAICADITHRAHVAAAAGAGATLYLAGVLISKGGYAHDTALLEHYAADFGIGVLMANHAAPSGGYDAAGGSAVWTAGGVLLARADGPGDCLVIAMENGGWQGKVVPVRGQPGYQE from the coding sequence ATGTCTATTTGTATGGCTGCGGCGCAATCGCCATCGGTCGCCGGCGACGTGGAAGCCAATGTGCGCATCCACTTGGCATTCATCGACGCGGCGCGCGAGCACGGCGTCGAACTTTTGGTGTTCCCTGAGCTGTCGCTGAGCGGCTATGAATTGCCACTGCTGCGCGGCTGCGCGCTCGCCCCCGACGACGCCACGCTGGCGCCGATCCGCGAGGCCGCCATCGCCGCCGGCATGACCGTCGTCGTCGGCGCCCCCACGGCGGACGGCGAGGCGGCCCTGCCCTGCATCGCGGCGTTCGCCTACGGGCCGAACGGCGAAGTCGGCGTCTACCGTAAACAATTTTTACATGCCGGCGAGGATCGTTACGCCCGGGCCGGCCACATCGAAACACACGTCAGCTCGCTACTCGGCCACCGCTACGCGCTCGCGATCTGCGCCGACATCACGCACCGCGCCCACGTGGCGGCGGCCGCCGGGGCGGGCGCCACGCTGTATTTGGCTGGCGTGCTGATCTCCAAAGGCGGGTATGCGCACGACACGGCGCTGCTCGAACACTACGCCGCCGATTTCGGGATCGGCGTGTTGATGGCCAATCACGCCGCACCGTCGGGCGGTTACGACGCCGCCGGAGGCAGCGCCGTGTGGACCGCCGGCGGCGTCCTGCTGGCCCGTGCCGACGGACCGGGCGACTGCCTGGTCATCGCAATGGAAAATGGCGGCTGGCAAGGCAAGGTCGTGCCTGTGCGGGGTCAGCCAGGTTATCAAGAATAA